A DNA window from Purpureocillium takamizusanense chromosome 9, complete sequence contains the following coding sequences:
- a CDS encoding uncharacterized protein (TransMembrane:11 (o52-73i139-159o179-198i534-560o580-606i627-653o673-697i718-738o744-763i784-807o813-838i)~COG:S~EggNog:ENOG503NVZ6), whose product MAALGNLLEGRGFLDIFKGGKDPRVGSGREDSSGGGTLSTSANNKTSSLGKLGATFIPIAIYVAVCIIVFVTLRRKCIRVYAPRTIAALRAPELPSKALPSGWFNWVVPFFKVSDTVVLNNGSLDAFFFLRFLKVLRNICVGGCLILWPVLFPIHATGGGGLTELDLLTIGNVKDSGRLYAHAFMAWTFFGFVLYMIVRECIYYINIRQAYLSSPYYADRISSRTILLQCVPQSYLNERRLRKLYGDQVKRVTIPRTTKALANMVKEREQTAMRLEKAEVELIRKANAARVKWARKTAKKEAKEAKRAKKMLASSETHEMKQHGASPPQIPHSDSITSQQDLVTVGTNSMSDDSQVVDRGGCIVVELPGVAAMEADEKDAEADEAVHVVRTDTGETKKDDDDDEYTHPYGLDPKLADVRGSVAAQYLPVEQRPYHRPLGNFLRRVDTIRWTRNRLRELNVQIYKMRKQVRRGEGATLPAAFIEFRTQESAQAAHQVLVHHRPLQMSSRLLGVRPDEVIWKSLRMSWWERIARRFLVLSLVTLAVIFWSIPSAAIGLISQIDFLAKNIIVLSWLLKLPSFVVNFLQGFVPAIALSLWMAAVPILLRFCGRVAGIPTVTMVELFVQNGYFAFQVVQVFLITTLTSAASAAFTDILQNPIKAKDILATNLPMASNFYLSYILIQCLASSGTNLLHVFPLIRHYGLDKMSSLPRTRYRAWRRLRPAQWGGVFPVFANMGVIAMSYACIAPLILVFAAGGMAAMRIVWRYNLLYVYDSDFDSKGLFYPRALLHLIIGLYLAEICLIGLFALHLSFGPLAMMVMFFLFTGLVHLSLGDAIAPLLQNLPQTLAMEPDVQREEREAEERARELARARAAEEGDGATGANTDYYDATQTFGEEEEMDGRGDGDNDDFMDEDDEGIDTEDEEDEHIVTGERALEGAGSIKATLTEWLKHVTKSKMQSEASRSGIPDAFDKVALWTGAKRDPEKPPGLVARWLHPEEYEDFVALREALIEPEEKDRPKIEYPPGPRKRFCEFTPPEVWAPRPTLWIPRDEARVSRQEVAHTRKYTPIADTAAIMDDKGRITVFFDEAPLHEPRLML is encoded by the exons atggccgccctcggcaacctGCTTGAGGGTCGAGGCTTTCTCGACATTTTT AAAGGTGGCAAGGACCCGCGTGTCGGGTCCGGCAGAGAAGACTcgtccggcggcgggacgcTCAGCACGTCGGCCAACAACAAGACGTCGTCGCTGGGCAAGCTAGGCGCCACATTCATTCCCATTGCCATCTATGTCGCCGTGTGtatcatcgtcttcgtcacgCTACGGCGCAAATGCATTCGCGTGTACGCGCCTCGGACCATAGCTGCCCTACGAGCGCCAGA GCTACCAAGCAAGGCGCTCCCGTCAGGATGGTTCAACTGGGTCGTGCCGTTCTTCAAGGTCTCGGACACCGTGGTCCTCAATAACGGCTCGCTGGatgccttcttcttcctgcgcTTCCTCAAAGTGCTGAGGAACATTTGCGTGGGAGGCTGCCTCATCCTTTGGCCAGTTCTTTTCCCCATCCACGCgaccggtggcggcgggctcacGGAGCTCGACTTGTTGACCATTGGCAATGTCAAGGACTCGGGTCGGCTCTATGCCCACGCGTTCATGGCATGGACTTTCTTCG GGTTTGTCCTCTACATGATTGTGCGCGAGTGCATATACTACATCAACATCCGCCAGGCATACCTGTCGTCCCCGTACTACGCCGATCGCATCTCGTCGCGCACGATTCTCTTGCAGTGCGTGCCGCAGTCCTATCTCAACGAACGACGTCTTCGGAAGCTGTATGGCGACCAGGTGAAGCGCGTCACCATCCCACGGACGACCAAGGCCCTGGCCAACATGGTCAAGGAGCGCGAGCAGACCGCCATGCGCCTAGAAAAGGCCGAGGTGGAACTCATTCGAAAAGCCAACGCGGCGAGGGTGAAgtgggcgaggaagacggccaagaaggaggcaAAGGAGGCGAAGCGGGCGAAGAAGATGCTGGCATCGTCAGAGACGCACGAGATGAAGCAGCACGGCGCAAGCCCGCCGCAAATACCCCACTCGGACTCCATCACGTCGCAACAGGACCTTGTCACGGTGGGCACGAACTCGATGAGCGACGACAGCCAGGTTGTGGACCGGGGAGGCTGCATCGTGGTTGAGCTTCCCGGTGTGGCCGCGATGGAGGCAGACGAgaaggacgccgaggccgatgaggcAGTCCACGTGGTGAGAACCGACACGGGCGAGACGAAAaaggatgacgacgacgacgaataCACGCATCCGTACGGGCTCGACCCGAAGCTTGCCGACGTCAGGGgctccgtcgcggcgcagtACCTCCCCGTTGAGCAGCGGCCGTATCACCGCCCCCTGGGCAACTTTTTGCGTCGCGTCGACACCATCCGGTGGACGCGCAACCGTCTGCGCGAGCTCAACGTGCAAATCTACAAGATGCGCAAGCAggtccgccgcggcgagggcgcgacgCTGCCCGCGGCCTTCATCGAGTTCCGCACCCAGGAgagcgcgcaggcggcgcaccAGGTGCTCGTGCATCACCGGCCGCTGCAGATGTCGTCGCGCCTGCTGGGCGTGCGGCCCGACGAGGTCATCTGGAAGTCGCTGCGCATGTCCTGGTGGGAGCGCATCGCGCGGCGCTTCCTGGTGCTGTCcctcgtcaccctcgccgtcatcttcTGGTCCAtcccgtcggccgccatcggcctcATATCGCAGATCGACTTCCTGGCCAAGAACATCATCGTGCTGTCATGGCTGCTCAAGCTGCCGTCCTTCGTCGTCAACTTCCTCCAAGGCTTCGTGCCGGCCATTGCCCTGTCCCtgtggatggcggcggtgcccaTCTTGCTGCGCTTCTGCGGCAGGGTCGCCGGCATCCCGACCGTCACCATGGTCGAGCTGTTCGTCCAGAACGGCTACTTTGCCTTCCAGGTCGTCCAGGTCTTTCTCATCACGACCCttacctcggcggcgtcggctgcctTCACCGACATCCTCCAGAACCccatcaaggccaaggacatCCTGGCCACGAACCTGCCCATGGCGTCCAACTTTTACCTGTCGTACATTCTCATCCAGTGCCTCGCCAGCAGCGGGACTAATCTGTTGCATGTGTTCCCCCTGATACGGCATTACGGGCTGGACAAGATGAGCAGCCTGCCACGCACGCGATACAGGGCGTGGCGCCGGTTGCGGCCGGCGCAATGGGGCGGCGTGTTTCCCGTCTTTGCCAACATGGGCGTGATTG CCATGAGCTACGCCTGCATCGCGCCTCTCAttctcgtcttcgccgccggtggcatggcggccatgcgcaTCGTCTGGCGATACAACCTCCTCTACGTCTACGATTCCGACTTTGACAGCAAGGGTCTCTTCTATCCCCGTGCGCTCCTGCATCTCATCATTGGCCTCTACCTAGCCGAGATCTGCCTGATCGGTCTGTTCGCGCTGCACCTGTCGTTCGGCCCACTGGCCATGATGGTCATGTTCTTCCTCTTCACGGGACTGGTGCACCTGTCCCTAGGCGATGCCATCGCCCCGCTGTTGCAAAATCTCCCACAGACGCTGGCGATGGAGCCCGACGTACAGCGCGAGGAGCGTGAGGCGGAAGAGCGGGCGCGAgagctggcgagggcgcgcgccgccgaggaaggggACGGGGCCACGGGGGCGAACACCGACTACTATGATGCCACGCAGACgtttggcgaggaggaggagatggacgggcgcggcgacggtgacaacgacgacttcatggatgaggacgatgagggGATCGACAcagaagacgaggaagacgagcaCATCGtgacgggcgagcgggcgctcGAAGGCGCGGGGAGCATCAAGGCCACCCTCACCGAGTGGCTCAAGCACGTCACCAAGTCCAAAATGCAGTCCGAGGCATCGCGCTCCGGCATCCCCGACGCCTTCGACAAGGTGGCGCTGTGGACGGGCGCGAAGCGGGATCCGGAAAAGCcccccggcctcgtcgcgcggtGGCTGCATCCCGAAGAGTATGAGGACTTTGtcgcgctgcgcgaggccctGATCGAGCCGGAAGAAAAGGACCGGCCCAAGATCGAATACCCGCCGGGCCCGCGGAAGCGCTTCTGCGAGTTCACGCCGCCCGAGGTATGGGCGCCCCGGCCGACGCTCTGGATCCCCCGGGACGAGGCCAGGGTCAGTCGGCAGGAGGTGGCACACACGAGGAAATACACGCCCATTGCAGACACGGCGGCCATCATGGACGACAAGGGCAGGATCACAGTCTTCTTTGACGAGGCGCCACTCCATGAGCCGAGACTGATGCTGTGA
- a CDS encoding uncharacterized protein (SECRETED:SignalP(1-23~SECRETED:cutsite=SSS-SS~SECRETED:prob=0.2155)~TransMembrane:1 (n3-18c30/31o241-263i)~EggNog:ENOG503P5NW), translating into MPFAAAVLLPWVVVVLGLGGSSSSSGPSLGAALIIPSGSSDENPAKPVITPPPAFPLNPRGEYSALSSTCGYLNGDPRKPRFAPSGSACNWSSTYWGFCATSDLDKCTIYATCIDSYGCSGGCPGPTKTKDNTAITCPSGQYCSTALLSYNVQQTNAIGSYTFVTCGVEAATAHYIVSPTMLLVDTSAIPTNSNAPTQGQQGTATNKGASPEGGGAATSSAQPSAIASGGGQQQSTSVGAIAGGVVGALAVLCGVALAVFFIVRRQRRKVEEEKKNRMKAQGALGGGGGGDVEGPIPVDDDQMDDKTHIVAIGYKAGHDDSPFGADADARSELPGDVMSRDSPGPGDIRSMCFSMPPSRTDSVTLPPWAASELPVQYSRMSHRAEMPG; encoded by the exons ATGCCCTttgcggcggccgtcttATTACCctgggtcgtcgtcgtcctcggcctggggggcagcagcagcagcagtgggcCGTcactcggcgccgccttgaTCATACCCTCCGGCAGCAGCGATGAGAACCCAGCCAAGCCCGtcatcacgccgccgccggcgtttcCCCTCAACCCTCGGGGCGAATACTCGGCcctgtcgtcgacgtgcggCTACCTCAACGGCGACCCGCGGAAGCCTCGCTTCGCcccctcgggctcggcgtgCAACTGGAGCTCCACGTACTGGGGCTTCTGCGCGACGTCGGACCTGGACAAGTGCACGATATACGCCACGTGTATCGATAGTTATGGCTGTTCGGGCGGGTGTCCGGGGCCGACGAAGACAAAGGACAACACGGCAATCACTTG CCCCTCTGGACAGTACTGCTCGACCGCCTTGTTGAGTTACAATGTCCAGCAGACCAATGCCATTGGGTCGTACACGTTCGTCAcctgcggcgtcgaggccgcgacCGCCCACTACATCGTAtcgccgacgatgctccTGGTCGACACGTCGGCGATTCCCACCAACAGCAACGCGCCCACGCAGGGGCAGCAGGGCACTGCGACGAACAAgggcgcctcgcccgagggcggcggcgcggccacaTCTTCCGCGCAGCCCAGCGCCATAGcatccggcggcggccagcagcagtcaACCTCTGTCGgggccatcgccggcggTGTCGTgggcgccttggccgtgttGTGCGgcgtggccctcgccgtgtTCTTCATCGTGAGGAGACAGCGCCGCAAGgttgaggaggagaagaagaataGGATGAAGGCGCAAGGCGctcttggcggcggtggcggcggcgacgtggaggGGCCTATTCCGGTGGACGACGATCAGATGGACGACAAGACGcacatcgtcgccatcggatACAAGGCGGGCCACGACGACTCGCCGtttggcgccgacgccgacgcccggAGCGAGCTCCCCGGCGATGTCATGAGCCGCGACTCGCCGGGCCCGGGAGACATACGGAGCATGTGCTTCagcatgccgccgtcgaggacggacTCGGTCACGTTGCCcccctgggcggcctcggagcTGCCCGTGCAGTATTCCAGGATGTCGCATCGCGCCGAGATGCCCGGCTAA